A genomic window from Motacilla alba alba isolate MOTALB_02 chromosome 6, Motacilla_alba_V1.0_pri, whole genome shotgun sequence includes:
- the WNT8B gene encoding protein Wnt-8b produces the protein MDPYLGIFFLTPFFQSCYAWSVNNFLMTGPKAYLIYSSSVAAGAQSGIEECKFQFAWDRWNCPERALQLSSHGGLRSANRETAFVHAISSAGVMYTLTRNCSLGDFDNCGCDDSRNGQLGGQGWLWGGCSDNVGFGEAISKQFVDALETGQDARAAMNLHNNEAGRKAVKGTMKRTCKCHGVSGSCTTQTCWLQLPEFREVGTYLKERYHKALKVDLLQGAGNSAASRGAIAETFSSISKKELVHLEDSPDYCLENKTLGLLGTEGRECLKRGKALSKWEKRSCRRLCGDCGLAVEERRAEMVSSCNCKFHWCCAVRCEQCRKRVTKYFCVRKEKRERSGGGGASRKLKRKL, from the exons ATGGACCCTTATCTGGGCATCTTCTTCCTCACTCCCTTCTTCCAGTCCTGCTATGCCTG GTCAGTGAATAATTTCCTGATGACGGGCCCCAAG GCCTATCTCATCTACTCCAGCAGTGTGGCGGCGGGGGCGCAGAGCGGCATCGAGGAGTGCAAGTTCCAGTTCGCCTGGGACCGCTGGAACTGCCCGGAGAGggcactgcagctctccagccacGGTGGGCTGCGCAGTG CAAACCGAGAAACAGCCTTTGTCCACGCCATCAGCTCTGCGGGTGTCATGTACACGCTGACCCGGAACTGCAGCCTGGGGGATTTTGACAACTGTGGCTGTGACGACTCCCGCAATGGACAGCTGG GGGGACAAGGCTGGCTGTGGGGAGGCTGCAGCGATAATGTGGGCTTTGGGGAAGCTATTTCCAAGCAGTTTGTGGATGCCCTGGAGACTGGACAAGATGCCAGAGCTGCTATGAACCTGCATAACAATGAGGCAGGTAGAAAG GCAGTGAAAGGGACCATGAAGCGGACTTGCAAATGCCATGGTGTGTCAGGGAGCTGCACGACCCAGACCTGCTGGCTGCAGTTGCCTGAGTTTCGGGAGGTGGGCACTTACCTCAAGGAGAGGTACCACAAAGCCCTGAAGGTGGActtgctgcagggagcagggaacagcGCTGCCAGCCGGGGTGCCATTGCTGAGACCTTTAGTTCCATCTCCAAGAAGGAACTGGTCCATTTGGAAGACTCTCCTGACTACTGCCTGGAGAACAagaccctggggctgctgggcacagagggcagggagtgccTGAAGAGGGGCAAGGCGCTCAGCAAGTGGGAGAAGCGGAGCTGCCGGCGGCTGTGCGGGGACTGCGGGCTGGCGGTGGAGGAGAGGCGAGCCGAGATGGTGTCCAGCTGCAACTGCAAGTTCcactggtgctgtgctgtgcgCTGCGAGCAGTGCCGCAAACGGGTCACCAAGTACTTCTGTGTCCGCAAGGAGAagcgggagcggagcggaggTGGCGGAGCCAGCCGCAAGCTCAAGAGAAAGCTCTAA